The genomic DNA CAACACCTTGCAGGCCGTGCTCCTGTTCGACGAGGCGGACATGTACCTGCCCGCCATGCGTCAGCCCTCCACCAAGCAGCCCATGGAGAATCTGATCAAACGCGCGCGCTCGGCGGGATTGGGGTTGATGCTGGCCACCCAGAGCCCCGGTGACCTGGACTACAAGTGCCGCGACAACATCCGCTCCTGGTTCATCGGCCGGGTGAAGGAGAAGGTCTCCCTGGACAAGATGAAGCCCATGCTCAGCGAGGCCCGGGTGGACCCGGCGAAGATCCCTGGCCAGGGCACGGGCGAATTCCACGTCGCCCGCGATGGCAAGGTGGATCGCGTCAAGGCCGAGCCCTCGGCGCTCGCCACCGAACAGCTCTCCGACGACGAGCTGCTGCGCCTGGCCGCTCGAACCCTGACTCCAGGCGTTCCGCCCCACGAGCAAGCCGCCCTCCCGGAGAAGCAGACATGGCATTGAACCCACCCACGGCGAGGTCCGTCACGGGCGACTTCTAATCGGTTCCGGGCCAAGCGGCGCTGAGGAGCTCAGGAGCCCGCCAGCCCTTCCTCGGCGAACAAGGGGAGGGGCACGGTCTGCTCCTCCAGGATGAAGTCCGGCACGAGACCCAGGGACAGATAGCGGTGTCTCACCTCGGGCGGCAGGTACCGGAAGTCGCGCACCACGCCCCGGCAGCTCCGGGTGCAGCACCGGCACTCCATCGTCTCCAGATCCTCGCTCATCGTAGTGGAGTAGTCGTATTGGATTTCCTCGCCCGCGAGGATGTCTCGCATCGCCACGAGCGTGGTGTTGTCCCGGAGGCCCGCGTTGGGCTCACACGAGTGGTTGCCGTACAAGCCGGGGGACTCGAGGTCCAGATACTCCCCGCGTCCGATTTGAAGCATGTTGAAGGAGTCGGGCCGGCCCATGACCTCTCGAAGGGACAGCACCTGACCGGCAAAGGTGAGGATGACTTCCCCTCGCTTGAGTGGCACCTCGGCGAACAGTCCCCGACCCAGCCTGCATTCGGCCACGAACACCTTCTCCATGAACTCCCCCCGGAAGTTGGCTTCTCATTTCATAACAGAGGCCCCCGGAGCGGACGCGACCATAGCCAGGTGGCAGGTGCTCCGTCGTCCGGCAGCGAACCCATGGTCGTGATTTCCCTGGAAGACGGTGGAGCCCCAGACATTCAATCCGCCCGCTGGGGAACCGGGGGAGGGGAGTGGCGTTCATCGACACTCCGAGAGCACCTGGTGGCTATGATGTCCGCGTGAGGCCGCTCCCGGTCCGACACCTGACCTCATGTACCTTCTCGACCTCGCGCTCGCAGCCACGGCGCTCCTCTGCCTCTCCTGTACCCCCACTCCCCACTCACCACACGGCTTTCGGCCCCAGTCCTCATGGAGTGGGCAAGCCACTGGCGCACGTGCTCAATTCAAGCAGTCCTGTGGCGCGGCTTGTGGAGCCCCGGTCAATGTGAGCACCGGGGAAATTCTTGCTCCTACGGCGGTCCGAGCCAGTCCAATGCTAGAGAAAGTCGTTCAGGCCGCCGAAGTCCTCCAAGGCGTCATCACCGTGAGTAGGTACCTCGATGAGGCCCAGAAGAGAGTTGTCGAGGACATCCTGGTAGTGTGCGTGAGGGAAGCCAATACAAAGGTGGACGATGAACTCTTCGGGAAGGGACGATCCCTACCCGATTCGGAGTGCAACAAAGAGCCCACCGTCAGGGAGAAGCTCGCGCCTAGCTGGCGTAGACATCTCGGAAAGCTCAAGCATGCCGCTGCATTCGAATGCATCCAGCAACGGCTCTCGGAGAAGTTCCCCGAGAATTTCTCGATCGAGCCACGCCTCCGAAAAGACGACCTCACCCGAGAAGTGTTACTCACCGACAGGTGGCAGGGCTCACTGCAACCAGACATTGTCATTCATTTCGCCCGCAATATCACCCGGATTCAGTGCATCTACGACCTCAAGTTTCCTTGTGGCTATGACGTGGGAGCCAATCCGTGGACCGCCGATGTCGTGGCCCAAATAACTGCCTACGGGCGCCTCGGTGGTGAGTGCCTTCCCGCGCTCGTGACCCCTCAGCGTGCCATCATTCGCCGGTCCGTGAACCCATGACATCCCTCCGACCGCGAATCCGAATCCCAGGACCCATCCCCTATACGTCATGGTCTCCCGAGACAGGCGAGGTCACGAGATACCTGGACCACCTCATCGCTCGCGATGTCATACGGGTTGTCTTCTTCGTGCCCCACGACCACTTCGACATCGCCACGGGCGTGTCCCACGCACTCGACAGCTACCTGCGTGCTGTCAATGACCGCCCGGTCGCGCTCTCGACATATACCTGCTGCGACTGGGAGCCCAGCCCACTCGATGACAGGGGAGGGGAATTCATTCGAGCCACCCTGAACCCGAAAGAACGCCGATATGCGGATGACTCCCCGCGCGATGAGGCCTCCGACATCTTGAAGGCTGGGGCGGACCCCTACTTCGGCATCTACGGTGAACAGGACAGTGGTTTCTCGTTCGAGTACCACGCTCGGATTCCCTGGCGAGAGGCCTCACCCGGCGACGCCACTGTCCTCCGCGCGACCCTGCCCACGGAATACCTCGAGGAGCGGGGCGCGGAATTCGTCCACGAGTTCTCCCAGGATCTGGCCTCTCGCCTTCCCTTCGCCTCCGGGCATGCTGGGCTCGCACTTGACGTCGCATATCCCAGACTCGGCCGACTCGATGCCCTGCGCCCGCTGATCTTCCGTCACCCTGGATTCGATCTCCGCGATGCCGGCATCCGCGATTCGCTGGGCCCCCGAGTGGATGGCGTCCACTGGATGAATTTCCTTGGCCAGCCCGTTCTCTCCGCGCTGGGTGGAGCAGCGGGCCTTCGTGCTCGGCTTCAATCCTCCACGGACGTCCAGGAACTCGATGACGAGCGTGCCCTGGTGACCCTGGGGCCGGAGCCCGAAGCAGGGGACACGGCTCATGGCCAGACACTTCCCGCATACCGCGAGTTCGCGCGGGTGCTGGAGCCCTGGCTGGAGCCCTTCCCGTGGGACTCCCTCGGCGAACAGGACAACGCCGCCGCGGAGGAGTGGCACCGCTGGTGGCGCCGGTTCCTCGACTGATGCACGCTCAAGGCCCGGGCCAGCTCTGGCCCACCTGCTTCTCGCTCCAGAACCACAGCCGGTCGATCAGCTCGCGGTCCTCGGCCAACCGGGACACCTTGGCGGGCTCGCGGCGGTAGAAGTACTCACCGGATACGCCCGCCACCGCGTCGCTCGTGGCCAGGTACACCGAGGTGTCCGCTCCCTGCTCGGGCGTGAGGAAGAAGGGCTTGAGCAGGCGCATCACCGTCTTGCCAAAGCCCGTCTTCCGGTCCACGCCCAGACGCGTGGCCACCGCGCCCGGGTGCATGCAATTGACGGTGATGGAAGTGCCACGCAGCCGGTACGCCAGCCCCTTGGTGAACAGGATGTTGGCCAGCTTGGACTGGGCGTAGACCCTCCACACGCTGTAGCCCTGGGTGAAGTGGGGATCCTCCCAGCGGATGGAGCCCACGCGGTGCGCGTTCGAGGACACGTTCACCACCCGTCCCTGGGGCGCCGCCCGCAGCGGCTCCAACAGCAGCAGCGTCAGCAGGAAGTGGCCCAGGTGGTTGGTGCCCAGCTGCGCTTCGAAGCCGTCGCGGGTCGTCTCGCGCTTGAGGGAGATGACCCCCGCGTTGTTGATGAGCACGTCCAGCTTCGGGTAGCGGGCCTGGAAGGCGCTCGCGAAGGCACGAATGCTGTCGAGCGAGCCCAGGTCACACAGCATCAGCTCGATCCTCGCCGAGCCGCTGCGCTCGATCGCTTCCCTCAGGGCCTGTTCCCCTCGCTCGGGGCTGCGGCAGGCCATGATGACGGTGGCGCCCTGGCGCGCCAGCTCCACCACCGTGGCCAGTCCCACCCCCGAGTTGGCCCCCGTCACGATCACGGTCTTGTCATTCATGCGGCCCGTGTATCACGCACGGGCGGCCGCATGATCCCATGCACAGGCGGGGGGTCGGGCGTTTCATGCGGCCGGCCCTGGTGCAACGCACGCGCCAGCCTTTCGAGCCTCTGTGGAATAGTCCACGCAGGGGGGATTCTGGGGACCCCCGGTGTACTTGCCGCATGAGGGAGCGGCGCCTAACTGGATTCCATGAGCAAGATCAACGCGTGGGTGTGGGTGGGAGTGGTGGGGCTCGTGGGTTGTGGCGGCTCGAGCGTGGACGGAGGTGGGACGGACACCTCGGGCGGTCAGTCCCACGCGGTGGAGCGGGCCGCCGAGGCCAACTGCGACAACTACGAGGCCTGCGGCGACATCGGCGCCGGCAAGGGGTACTCGACGCGCGAGGAGTGCGTCACCCAGCGCTCGGCCTACTGGAGCGACCGGTGGCCCGCCACGAGTTGTGACAAGCGCATCAACGCCAACCAGTTGTCCGTGTGTCTGGGGGCCCTCCAGACCATCTCCTGCAACAGCCTCACCGACGAGCTCAAGGTCAACAACGAGAAGTGCCCCCAGGCGAGCATCTGCGCCGGCAACTGACCTCGCCCCTTGCCGAACGTGGACTCCGCCCCTAACTCCCGCCCATGAAAATGAATCTCGGACTGATGGTGGCGGGCGTGGTGGGACTCTTCGGCTGCGGCGGCACCGTCGCGGACATCACCAACAAGCAGTCGGACGCGGTGAACGCCGCGGCGGGCGAGAGCTGCGATCGCTACCAGGACTGTGAGGAGATCGGCGCTGGCAAGAAGTACGAGACGCGTGACGCCTGCCTGGCGGAGAACAAGGACTTCTGGAATGGCCGGTGGGAGGCCGCTGACTGCGACGGCCACATCAATGGAGACAGCCTCGATGTCTGTCTGAACTCCATCAAGACCACGTCGTGTGGCAGCATCATCGACCAGATCGACACCGCCTACAACCGGTGCGCCAAGGCCGACGTGTGCAAGTGATGTGAGGCGCGGGGCCTGGAGCCATTCACCGGTTCCAGGCCCTCGTCGTGTCTGGCTTACTTGCCCACGCCCACGGCGGTCCAGGCGTCCTTCACCTTCTGGACCTCCACCGAGTCGGCGCCGTGCAGGTCCGTGGCGGCCTTGATGGTGGCCTCGCGCGCCTGGGCGAACGTGGTGCTGGGCGTCATGTACGTCGTCAGGGCGCGGCCGAAGATCTTCAGGCTCTTGTCCATGCCGATGCCGTCCTTCACCTCCAGGCCCGACGTGCGGTTCTTCCCACCCTCGGTCAGCAGGTAGAAGGCGTTGTTGGCGATGCCGCTGGAGCCGTGCACCTCCGTCTGCTTCGACCAGTTCGAGTGGCCAGAGGACATCAAGCGCGAGCTGTCCTGGGTGAGAGAGCGCACGGACTTGGAGAACGGGCGAACGGTGCTCTACGTGAACCAGGGGGGGCGAGCGGACTGCCCTGGCCGAGGTTCTCTGTTCCGCCCACTGGCCTCGGACTTGGCTCTCCGGGAGGTTGGCATCGGGTTCCCGCCGTACCATGGCCTCTGCCGCACCACGACGCTCGCGATAGTGTGAGGGCTACTCCTGGCCATCTTGGCGAACAGCTCGAATCCGCTTGTAGATCTCCGAGATATCGAGCGCCTCGTTTCCACGACGAATCGATGAGAATTCGTGGACGACGAAGAGGTTCTCCGAGAGCGCGATTTCTCCGAGCTTCACGATGAAGTTGTGCGATCTGTAGAGCGTCACCCAGCCGTATAGCGAGGACGGGACATAGTAGAGCGTGACCGCGTGTTCGTCTGTCGGGACGATCGGCTGCGTGTCGTGGGGAAGCTGCAATACGAACCTGGAGTCGACCGCAACTTGGTCCGGTGCGAGGCGTTCGGGATGGCGGATGTCTTCGCCCAAGATGTAGCAACGCAACTCGTCGAACTCGGGTGCAAGCGCGAACTGGGAGCCGACGCGAGCAGCCAGGACGTTGAGAACGATCTTGGCAATAGCTCTGTTCACGTCGTCGGGGCAGTACGACATGTTGACGTGAACCGATGGGTTGAGAATCGATTGCCCCTCGGCAATCGCCTCGCCACTTGCCACACGAGAAGCATGCTGTGCGTACGCTGCCTGCCAGTTCGCTTGGAGGATCGCCACGAGTTGCTGGGCGTCCTCGGCCGTCTGGGCCCGGAGGTAGCCGTCGTTCTCGCGGTGCATCACAAGGCGCGCATAGGGACCAGCGTTGCTGGGACCGAGCTTGACGTACATCTTGGAGAGACGACCGGCATTGATCTGCCTCACGATGAAGGCATCAAGGCGCTTCAGGGAGTCGGTGTCGGCTGTAAGGATGCAGACCCTCGCGAGACTGCCATCTGGCGCGACGTGGACCTGCGGCATAACCACGGGGCGCACCTCGTTCGTGAGGGCCACGTCGATCATGAGCCCCGTGGCTTCGTCTTTGACGAAATGATCGCCGCCAAGTCGCACGTCGAACGCAGCCTCCGGCGTGAAGCCGATCCGCGAGAGAGCCACCAACGACCGTTCCGCCAGTGCTTGGTCCAACGGGGAGAGCCGCCGGGAGTTGCAGTCCCCGCAGAGGATGGGCTGGACAAAGTCGCCTCCGAGCGATCGAGGAAGGACGTGCTCCCGCGTCGGCCCGCGCACCTGGCGGCAGTAGATGCACGTGATGGTGTCAGGAGATGGCGTGCTCACTCGTCGTCGTCCTTCGCTTCCTCGGCCTTCTTCCGCGCTAGCCAGGAGGCAGCGAATGCAGCCCCGATGGCCGTTCCGATCCCCGGCAAGAGCGCCGTTCCGATCGCCGCTGCTGCGAGCGATCCGGCGGTCACACCTGCGGTGACGGCGGCCATTGATCCTATCGCGACGGCCTTCGCCCGGTTCTTGGCCACGCCAGACCGCAGAAGCCGGCGCATCGTGTCCAGTTCCTCCGGCGTCAGATAGGCCTGAACCTTCTTGGCTTCCTTGCTACCCGGCGCCTTGGCGATCGCATCGAGCTCGTCTCGGCCGAGCAAGAGGAACACGGGGGAGACACCGAGCGCGGCGGAGAGGCCGACCAGCGTCGAGAGTCGAGGGTCTCCTTCGGCCCCCTCAAGCTGGTTGATCGTCGCCCGCGAAACGCCACCAGCGGCGGCGAGTTGGTCTTGGGACAGCCCAAGGGCGCTACGCGCCGCCGAGAGGTTGCGAGCGAGCGTATCTCGCACCTCTTCGAGCGGCAGGGACAGGGGCGCCGAGTCAGGAGCGCGATCCGTCATGCCGAGCGCCTCATGTCGTTAGCGGCGCTACGCAGACTCGCGACTTCGGCGACGAGAATGCGTACCTGCTCGTTCTTGTCCCCGAGGAAAGCGCGGAGTGAAGCGAGCTGCTGCTCCTTGGTGGCAAGCTCGGCCTCAAGCTGCTGCAGGCGAGCACGGTTCGCAGCCTGCTCCTTCTTCCGCTTCTGGTGCTGGTCGACACCGTACGCCGTACCGCCGATCCCGAGAAGAGATCCGACTGCTGCCACGATGCGCCAAAAGACGATGGGGTTCATGATCGTTCTCTTGTTTGTTGGGTCGTTGATCAGTTCTTCACCAGACGCAGGGTCGGGTGCGCCACGGGCAGAGCGCTGCCCATGACCTCGTTGAAGAGGGTGTCGGTGGCCGAACAGTCAGCGGTCACGTCCTCGACGACCTTGGTGAACTCGCTCATCCGCCCCGAGAGGTTCTCGGCGAGTGTCATGTCCGCCGCGATCGCCTGCTCGAGCACATGGTCCGCCTCGCGCGCCTTTCCGATGAGCCAGCGACCACCAACTTGGGCCCCGACGAGAACGGGAAGGCCAACGAGGCCAAGCGGCGCCATCACGAGAGGGAGCAGGTCCAATGCGGTCTTCGCGGCGGTTCCTCCAATGGCGCCAGCCACCGTCACTTCCCCACGTCGAGCAGCACGGATCTCCGAGAGAAGGTCAGTGCCCACAGCGAGCACGCAGAAGCCGACCGCGACGCCCTGCTTGGCGAACTCCTTTGCAACTTCCGGCGCCATCTCGAGCGCCTTGGTGCCCAGGTGGTAGAGACCGGCGTCGGTCGCTGCACCTCCAGCACCGAAGATCGTCCCGGTGCCAGCAGCCTTGCCGACGGTCCTCGCGTCGACCTTCCCCTCGGTCGCGAGTTGCACAACGAGGGACACGACGGCCGCCGACGCGGCGGCGATCGCGGCGCCGCCGCCGATGCGGCCAATGACACCCCTCGCCCTGTACGCGGAGGTGATGTCGTCGCGCAGTTGCTGCAGTTCCTGGCGGGCAACGGGGCCGAGGCCGTCGACCCTGTCAGCCTTGATGTTCGCCATCAACTGCTCAGCCCGTTTCTCCAGGTTCGGAATCCCGCGCAGACGGACCTTAGCTTCCTGAAGGCGGCGCGCATGGCCCTCCGCGAAGGCGCCGGGCGCAACACGGGGTGTCCCATCCGCGTTGACGTAGCGTGCGTCGACATAGCCGACCTTGCCGCAGCCGGGATTCTTCACCATCTCGACAAGCGTGTCCGCGACGTAGCGCGGACCACCGGTCTTCACCTGCCCGTTGTACTTCCACACCACCTCGCCGTTTTTGGTGTCGAAGGCGAAGACGATGTCCTTGCGACTCGAAGAGTCGGGCGCGAGGCGGATGTCTCGAACGTTCGCCGCGACGTGCTCGGGCGGGTTGACGATGCCCGTCTCATGCCCAGCGTGGAGGGCTCGGTAATCCGACACAGCGACGACTTCTGATGCCTTGCCACCGGGGTTGGCCCCATTGGTGAACGAATCCAGAGACCGGCCCGAGGTCACCATTCGCTCGGCAGCCGTCTGGGTTAGGCCATTCGGCCTCGCCGTCCCGTCACGAACCATGTTCGCGATTCGGAGCGCGTCGGCACTGCCTGGGGCAGCGATAGGGCGCGTCTGGTTGAGCGCTTCTGCGAAAACGCGGCCCTGGTCGAGCACCCCGGGGTCCGTCACCGCACCGGCGGTGACGATTGGATGAACGACGTTCGCGGCGGCAACCGCACTGCCTACTGCTGCCGTGCTGTCTGTTCGACCCTTCGGCTTCGGTTCGTCGGGCATGCGTGACCTCGGTTCGTTGGGCATGGGCAACCTCGCCTACCAACAATGACCGGCCCAGAACGTAATGTCAACTATAATGGACACTATACACTATACCAGCGGATAGCAGCTCCGGTCCACGATGTGTTTCTGCGGGGTTGTCCCCTCCGCGTGCGGGCGGCTGCCCCCAGCGGAGGCCGACGCATGCCCGAGACTGCCAAGCCGCGCGAGCCCAAGAGCCCGGCTCTCGACCAGAGCGCCGAGAAGGCTCCGTCCGCGGCTTCGCGCGAGCAGAAGAGGGATGAGCCCGTGGTCAGGCCGCGCGACATGAATGCGCCGACGACGAAGGACCCGGTCTGGGGCTCCGACCCAGAAACGTTTCGCGATGCGTGACGTGACCGAAGCGAGGCTGCCATCTCCTACGCCCGCCGAGTGCTCGCCGCGAGCCGGGGCGAGACGGAGGTCGAGAAGACATCTGGGGCTCACCTGCGGGCAAGAAGCGCCTCGCCAACCGTCTCGTGGCCATGCTCCCGGCGCACAAGACCTACGTCGAACCCTTCGTCGGCAGCGCCGCCGTCCTCTTCGCCAAGGAGCCCTCCGAGGTCGAGGTCCTCAACGATGCGGACCCGGAGATCGCCGAGGCCTACCAGCTCTTGAAAAAGCTCACCCCCGAGCAGGTGGAGCGACTGCGGAAGATGCCCTGTCTCCGCCCCTAACTCCCGCCCATGAAAATGAATCTCGGACTGATGGTGGCGGGCGTGGTGGGACTCTCCGGCTGCGGCGGCACCGTCGCGGACATCACCAACAAGCAACGTGTGCAAGTGATGTGAGGCGCGGGGCCTGGAGCCATTCACCGGTTCCAGGCCCTCGTCGTGTCTGGATTTACTTGCTCACCACGCCCACGGCGGTCCAGGCGTCCTTCACCTTCTGGACCTCCACCGAGTCGGCGCCGTGCAGGTCCGTGGCGGCCTTGATGGTGGCCTCGCGCGCCTGGGCGAACGTGGTGTTGGGCGTCATGTACGTCGTCAGGGCGCGGCCGAAGATCTTCAGGCTCTTGTCCATGCCGATGCCGTCCTTCACCTCCAGGCCCGACGTGCGGTTCTTCCCGCCCTCGGTCAGCAGATAGAAGGCGTTGTTGGCGATGCCGCTGGAGCCGTGCACCTCCGTCTGCTTCGGGTAGTTCTTGTAGTTGTCGATGGAGTAGCCGTCCTTGGTCGGGTCGTTCATGTAGCGCAGCGCCTCGCCCGTGGTGTTGCCGGGCTGCCAGGCGTCCTCGCCCATGCTCCAGTCGAACTTCACGTTGGGGTTCTTCTGCGAGGCGTACCACTCCACGCCCGTGCCCATGATGTCGCTGAATGCCTCGTTGAGGCCGCCGGACTCACCCCGGTACACGAGGCCCGCGGTGCGCTCGGTCAGGCCGTGGGCGATCTCATGGCCCGCGATGTCCAGCGTGGTGAGCGGGCCGGCGTCCTTGCCGTTGCCATCGCCGTAGCTCATCTTCTCGCCATCCCAGAAGGCGTTGACGAGGTTCTTGTCCACGTGGACGTAGGACACGAGCTTCTCGCCCTTGTCATCCAGCGAGTTGCGGCCGAGCACGTCCTTGAGGAAGTCGTACGTCATCTCGGCGCCGTAGTGCGCGTCCACCGCCGCCTTGGTGCGCTCGTTGTCCGTGGCCTCGCCCCACACGTCGTTCGCGTCGGTGAACGGCGTCTGGCCGCTCGGGCGCGCCTTGTTCTGGCCGTCGTAGGTCACCACGCCATCGCCGCGGGTGGTGTCCTCGAGGGTGTAGGTGCCGTCCGCCTTCTTCGTGGTGGAGAGGTCCACCTTGCCGCTGTAGAGCGAGGTGTCATCGGCCTTGCCCGTGGTGGGCAGGGAGGGGCCGCCGGGCGTCGTGGGGGTGGACGGGGTGCTGGGGGTGGAGGGCGAGGCCTTGGAGCCGAGCTCCTGGAGCCGCTTCGCGTCCTCGGCGAGGCCACCCATCTGGTCGAAGCTCTCGAGGATCTGCCCGCTGTTGGCGTCCACGAAGTAGTTCATGCGGCGGGGGGCCTCGTTCGCCTTGAGGTCCGTCGTCTTGTCGAGCTGCACGTGGTAGGCGGAGTGGTACTGGCCGTCCTGGCCCTGGACGATGACGCGCTCGGAGGAGGGCGCGCGCGAGGTCTCGGCGCCGAAGGACTTCTGGGCCACGGCCAGCGCGTCCTGCGCGGTGAGCTTCACGGGCGAGGCGCCCAGGCCCGCGGGCACGTGGGACACCGAGCCCGTCACGTCCGCCACCTTGCCGTCCTTGTCCAGGTGGCTGATGACCTGCTCACCGAAGACCTTCACGCCCTCGTGGGTGCGGTCCATGCGCACGTGCGTCATGCCCAGCTCGTCCTTGAAGACCTGCTTGGGCGTGAGGGCAGCGGACACCGGCGTGCTGGGGACGATGCCGCGCTGGGTGGGGCTGTTCTGCTGCAGGAAGTCCACCGACTTCTGGATGGCCGTCTGGGCCTCGGCGCTCCGCAGGGACAGGGGGCCGGTGGCGCGGGCAGCCGAGGCGACGTTGGCGGCGGCCGGGGTGAAGCTGGAGTCCTTGCTGAAGCCCGTGGTGGCGGGGGCCTGCGCCTGCGGGGCCGCGGCCGGGGTCTCCGCGGCGGCGGGAGCGGCGGGGGTGGAGACGACGGGAGCGGAAACCGGGTTCTTGTTGGAGATCTGCATGGCAGAGGGCTTTCGAAGGAGACAAGGTGGGAGGGGGGTCACCTTGTGTGGTTGATGTGCGCTACATAGAGCATGATGTGTGCCATATGCCGCCTCCTGCGCACTGCGCTCCAAGTCCTTGATTTCACTGTGGTGAGACAGGTGAGAAGGAGAGACGTGGTGACGGGAGTCACCGGGCGCGGCGAAGCCTCCGAGGAAAGCGCCCTGGTGAGGGGAGTCACCGCCTGGTGACTGAAGTCACCACGGGGGGAGAGCGGAACGGGCCGTGCGAGAGGCGGAGCGGCGGAGTCCCGGGCCTCGAGGGGCCGGGTCATCACGCGCTCCGTCCTGGTACCACGCGGGGCGGCGGCGTCCAGATTCGCGCTCAGGGGTAGAGCAGTTCCACGGCCTGGAGGCGCAGCAGCTGGCGCGCCATTTCCTGGACGCCATCCACCTCGGACTGGCCGAGCGCCTTGCGCATGGCCTTCTTGATGTCCGTGGAGGCCAGCATCATCAGGTTGAGCACCTGGCGGTTGGTGAGCCGGGGGTTGAGGCGGCGCAGCTGGGCGATGATGGTGCCCAGCTGGGCCACGGAGAGGCCGGCCACCATGACCTGGGGTTCCACGCCGTCATCCGGGCTGATGCCCACCGCGAGGATCTGCGGATCGATGAGGATGGAGCGGGCGAAGTCCTTGTCGTGGGGCAGGCCCACCCGGGTGAGTTCCGCCTGCATGGGGCCGGTGTCGAAGCCCGGCATCACGGGCAGCACGCCCACGGCCTCGTAGCCCGCGAGGACTTCTTCATACTCCGCGCGGATCTCCCGGCCGGGCCGGCTCGCCATGAACTCCTCGAAGCACTCGTGCACCTCGGTCATCAGCGCCCGCAGGAGCATGGCGTCGCTGAGCTCCGGAGGCACGCCCAGCGTCTGGGCCATGCGGGCGCGGCGCTCGGGGACACCGCTGGGCTCCTTCCACAGCTCGTAGGTGATGGAGCTCTCGCTGAGCACCAGCGACAGGTTGACCACGCCCAGGCGGCCCGGGTTCTTGAGGAACTTGGCCAGGCGCCCGTGCACGTCCTTCATGCCGTGCAGC from Melittangium boletus DSM 14713 includes the following:
- a CDS encoding SET domain-containing protein codes for the protein MEKVFVAECRLGRGLFAEVPLKRGEVILTFAGQVLSLREVMGRPDSFNMLQIGRGEYLDLESPGLYGNHSCEPNAGLRDNTTLVAMRDILAGEEIQYDYSTTMSEDLETMECRCCTRSCRGVVRDFRYLPPEVRHRYLSLGLVPDFILEEQTVPLPLFAEEGLAGS
- a CDS encoding type VI immunity family protein is translated as MSHALDSYLRAVNDRPVALSTYTCCDWEPSPLDDRGGEFIRATLNPKERRYADDSPRDEASDILKAGADPYFGIYGEQDSGFSFEYHARIPWREASPGDATVLRATLPTEYLEERGAEFVHEFSQDLASRLPFASGHAGLALDVAYPRLGRLDALRPLIFRHPGFDLRDAGIRDSLGPRVDGVHWMNFLGQPVLSALGGAAGLRARLQSSTDVQELDDERALVTLGPEPEAGDTAHGQTLPAYREFARVLEPWLEPFPWDSLGEQDNAAAEEWHRWWRRFLD
- a CDS encoding SDR family oxidoreductase — encoded protein: MNDKTVIVTGANSGVGLATVVELARQGATVIMACRSPERGEQALREAIERSGSARIELMLCDLGSLDSIRAFASAFQARYPKLDVLINNAGVISLKRETTRDGFEAQLGTNHLGHFLLTLLLLEPLRAAPQGRVVNVSSNAHRVGSIRWEDPHFTQGYSVWRVYAQSKLANILFTKGLAYRLRGTSITVNCMHPGAVATRLGVDRKTGFGKTVMRLLKPFFLTPEQGADTSVYLATSDAVAGVSGEYFYRREPAKVSRLAEDRELIDRLWFWSEKQVGQSWPGP
- a CDS encoding DUF6184 family natural product biosynthesis lipoprotein — translated: MSKINAWVWVGVVGLVGCGGSSVDGGGTDTSGGQSHAVERAAEANCDNYEACGDIGAGKGYSTREECVTQRSAYWSDRWPATSCDKRINANQLSVCLGALQTISCNSLTDELKVNNEKCPQASICAGN
- a CDS encoding DUF6184 family natural product biosynthesis lipoprotein; this translates as MKMNLGLMVAGVVGLFGCGGTVADITNKQSDAVNAAAGESCDRYQDCEEIGAGKKYETRDACLAENKDFWNGRWEAADCDGHINGDSLDVCLNSIKTTSCGSIIDQIDTAYNRCAKADVCK
- a CDS encoding HNH endonuclease; amino-acid sequence: MSTPSPDTITCIYCRQVRGPTREHVLPRSLGGDFVQPILCGDCNSRRLSPLDQALAERSLVALSRIGFTPEAAFDVRLGGDHFVKDEATGLMIDVALTNEVRPVVMPQVHVAPDGSLARVCILTADTDSLKRLDAFIVRQINAGRLSKMYVKLGPSNAGPYARLVMHRENDGYLRAQTAEDAQQLVAILQANWQAAYAQHASRVASGEAIAEGQSILNPSVHVNMSYCPDDVNRAIAKIVLNVLAARVGSQFALAPEFDELRCYILGEDIRHPERLAPDQVAVDSRFVLQLPHDTQPIVPTDEHAVTLYYVPSSLYGWVTLYRSHNFIVKLGEIALSENLFVVHEFSSIRRGNEALDISEIYKRIRAVRQDGQE
- a CDS encoding helix-turn-helix domain-containing protein yields the protein MTDRAPDSAPLSLPLEEVRDTLARNLSAARSALGLSQDQLAAAGGVSRATINQLEGAEGDPRLSTLVGLSAALGVSPVFLLLGRDELDAIAKAPGSKEAKKVQAYLTPEELDTMRRLLRSGVAKNRAKAVAIGSMAAVTAGVTAGSLAAAAIGTALLPGIGTAIGAAFAASWLARKKAEEAKDDDE
- a CDS encoding DNA adenine methylase, which encodes MLPAHKTYVEPFVGSAAVLFAKEPSEVEVLNDADPEIAEAYQLLKKLTPEQVERLRKMPCLRP
- a CDS encoding M4 family metallopeptidase, with amino-acid sequence MQISNKNPVSAPVVSTPAAPAAAETPAAAPQAQAPATTGFSKDSSFTPAAANVASAARATGPLSLRSAEAQTAIQKSVDFLQQNSPTQRGIVPSTPVSAALTPKQVFKDELGMTHVRMDRTHEGVKVFGEQVISHLDKDGKVADVTGSVSHVPAGLGASPVKLTAQDALAVAQKSFGAETSRAPSSERVIVQGQDGQYHSAYHVQLDKTTDLKANEAPRRMNYFVDANSGQILESFDQMGGLAEDAKRLQELGSKASPSTPSTPSTPTTPGGPSLPTTGKADDTSLYSGKVDLSTTKKADGTYTLEDTTRGDGVVTYDGQNKARPSGQTPFTDANDVWGEATDNERTKAAVDAHYGAEMTYDFLKDVLGRNSLDDKGEKLVSYVHVDKNLVNAFWDGEKMSYGDGNGKDAGPLTTLDIAGHEIAHGLTERTAGLVYRGESGGLNEAFSDIMGTGVEWYASQKNPNVKFDWSMGEDAWQPGNTTGEALRYMNDPTKDGYSIDNYKNYPKQTEVHGSSGIANNAFYLLTEGGKNRTSGLEVKDGIGMDKSLKIFGRALTTYMTPNTTFAQAREATIKAATDLHGADSVEVQKVKDAWTAVGVVSK